A genome region from Mauremys reevesii isolate NIE-2019 linkage group 12, ASM1616193v1, whole genome shotgun sequence includes the following:
- the SC5D gene encoding lathosterol oxidase has translation MDLVLNYVDYNFFTPYVYPTPWPEDEPFRQIISLLIVTNLGALVLYLLFGTLSYYLVFDHSLKQHPQFLENQVQLEIKYALQSLPWISIPTVALFFAEVRGYSRLYDNIEDSPYGWFGVILSMLSFLFFTDMCIYWIHRFLHHKLVYKRLHKPHHRWKVATPFASHAFHPVDGFLQSIPYHIYPFLFPLHKVTYLGLYVAVNVWTISIHDGDYRVPDFLKHIINGSAHHTDHHLYFDYNYGQYFTLWDKIGGSYKSPSSFEGKGPHDYLKKLKSGELASIKNDHADEDVVSRDNLKNK, from the exons ATGGATCTAGTCCTGAACTATGTAGATTACAACTTTTTTACACCATACGTGTATCCAACCCCATGGCCAGAGGATGAGCCCTTTCGTCAGATCATCAGTCTCCTTATTGTAACAAATCTTGGTGCACTTGTGCTTTATTTGCTGTTTGGAACTCTGAGCTACTACTTGGTTTTTGATCACTCTCTGAAGCAACACCCCCAGTTTCTAGAG AATCAGGTGCAGCTTGAGATAAAATATGCTCTCCAGTCACTTCCCTGGATCAGCATCCCCACAGTTGCACTCTTCTTTGCAGAGGTCAGAGGTTACAGCCGGCTTTATGACAACATTGAAGACTCTCCATATG GATGGTTTGGTGTAATCCTTAGCATGCTCTCCTTCCTTTTCTTCACCGACATGTGCATTTACTGGATTCACAGGTTCCTCCATCATAAACTTGTGTACAAG CGTCTGCACAAGCCCCATCACCGCTGGAAGGTTGCTACACCGTTTGCAAGTCACGCCTTCCACCCCGTGGATGGTTTCCTGCAGAGTATTCCCTATCACATCTATCCTTTCCTCTTTCCTTTGCACAAGGTGACCTACTTGGGTCTCTACGTTGCTGTCAATGTCTGGACAATCTCTATTCACGATGGCGATTACCGCGTGCCAGATTTCTTGAAACACATTATCAATGGTTCTGCCCATCACACTGATCACCACTTGTATTTTGATTACAACTATGGTCAGTATTTCACACTCTGGGATAAAATTGGCGGCTCCTACAAAAGCCCCTCGTCCTTTGAAGGGAAAGGGCCACATGATTATTTGAAAAAGCTAAAGAGCGGAGAATTGGCCAGTATTAAAAATGACCATGCAGATGAAGATGTGGTGAGTAGAGACAATCTAAAGAATAAATAG